The genomic segment AGATTCTGAATCCaaagtttcattttcattgttcAGTGCAGCAAATGTCAGTGGCACATCACATGGAATTGAAAGTTCTTTAAAGGTCACAgatttaattacttttttttctgttgcagcAAAAATGTATTatgtttacataaaaaaaaacattgtaaaTCAGCATCCATTATTCATAGAATACAATACTTTTTGTGATAATTGTACTTAGTAGGCTTCCATGGTTCCAGCTCACTTGAAAAACATTGTCAGCATTAACATACATTGAAAAGTTGGAGTGTGACTGCCTTAGATTAAAGTAATTGTAGCAGGTGGGTGTAATTCATGCATAAACAGCAATACTTTCATGTAATGTAGGTAAATAGATTAACTTTTCTTTGATTGTTTGGGGCTATAATTGTTCAAATGATACATTCAAATCATTTttaacgttgttttttgttttttgggtgttttttttttttttcattactaagGTTCATGTTGGAAATGAGTCCAGATtcagttttgttatttttatgaTCAAATGATCACTTACTTGTTCTAACTTTCTTTGGGTAGAAGTTAGAATAGTCCTCATAGTCCCATTTTAACTGTCTttgattttgtcttcttctttttttcttttaagtgctttaaattttttttttttttttttttttactgttcatgCAGAATACAATGCTGtcacttttatttcttttgcagtGAAGAATGTTCTAATAGTGAACTCCTCCTTCTTGCTTTCCTTTACTGCCCTCCCAGTCTAAACAGTCCCCTCCTTCCCATCAGTGCAGTGAATTGACCTGAGATACTTGAGTATAATTCATATTCTGGTATTGCTTTAGAATGGAAACTCAATGCTTGAGcataactcatattcttgcatcGTTTCAGAAAGGAAACTGAAGCGCATAAAAGGGAGGAACAAGCCAGAGCCCTCGTCCCGAGACATCATCGATTCCCTGGCAGGCTTCAAGGATGACCAGATGCGCCGGTTCCTGCACAACGGACACACCATCACCTCAGAGCCTTCATCCTCTGTCATCGCAGCAGACGTGGCCACATCATCCAGTTCCATGGCATTTCTTCAACGGCGGCTTCATCCAGAACGGCAAGCGCTCAATATGGAGGAACTGTTTGAGCTCTTGAAGGATGACGAGCTTGCCCGAAACAGGCTggcagagggagaagaagatgaagcagaacTCATGCCCATTTCTCAGACAAACTGCGCAAGACTCAGCGAGAAGGATGTCAGCGATGATGTCAGTGGAAACAATAGCAAGGAAACAGACAGTGGTGAGGTTGAGGGGAAAAATGTTGGAAGTGTGCCAGAAAATGGCCAAGGTGAAcaaggaggaacagacagaggtgGTCAAGGTGACTGTGAGGCTGGTGGGCCAGGCATGTGCATTGCCAGCGTGCCAGAGGCAAAGCCGATAGAAGAAGACATCAGCaaaaaggagggaagagaagattGTGGACACAGGGTGGATGATGATAAAGCAAACTGTGGAAAATGACAGCTAAGATTGGCAAATATggtcctttttttgtctttttatagaTGCTTATGAATGAGTTAATGAGCATGTATGTTATACGTCTGTGTTTACTCTGGAATATGCTATCATTTGTAGCATTTTAATTTTAGTACCATGTGCATGATTCACCACAACAATAGTACATAGTAGGTTGTGGAAAATGGTCATCCTATCTTTAGTATTTGAATGTTTCAGATCCGTCTGATGCCCAGtataagtatcagtagctcaaggaggcttcactgcgttcagacaaatccatttacgctacaccacatcttccaagcagatgcctgaccagcagcgtaacctgatGTGCCCAGACTTTGAGAACTGTGgttctgattttttttgtgttgaaAGAATaacagttttgttgctgttgatgtgctATTTATTGTATGCAGTAAATATGTACATCAAGATAAGGACTGGTACATTTTTCATGGATTGAAAACACTGTTGATATCAGGGGCATCTTCCATTTACAAAgaattatttgtttttgtatttgtatttctttttgtcacaacagatttctctgtgtgaaaattgggttgttttccccagggagagcgcgtcgctacactacagtgccaccctttttttcttttttttcctgcatgcagttttatttgttttttttcctatccaagtggatctttctacagaattttgccaggaacaacccttttgttgctgtgggttcttttacatgcgctaaatacatgctgcacatgggacctttctttattgtctcatccgaattatctccaccttctggaaattctgcacTACAACTACAAGTGTGATGTTTTCTGAAGTTCTatagtttctctctttcatttccgccattccttttctttttctattcagTGGTTTCTTTATTTCGTTTCTGCCATTCTAATCCAGTCCATCCAGAGCTTTTTATTTGCTCAAACTTTCACATTGCAATTCTTGAGATGCTTCATATAGTAAAGACTAATCTGATATACCAGCTACGTAGATGGGTAAGCGGATTACGCAAATGTTgagggatttttttgttgttgtttttttaggaggggagaaagagggggtacaTGTTCCATCTTACATAGTATTAGGGCCGTTAGTGTACCTGAAGGTCCAACCTGCTTGTGTGAAGTGAAGAAAAGTTGCAGTCTGGAAGCTCCACACATGCAGAGCTGTAGCTgttaattgggaaaaaaaaaaaaaaaactttcccatttattttgtcttcttcccgTGCCCCTCTTTCTTCAGCATGactccactttctctttcttctggtaACAGTGGTTGTGCCCCTCGTCCTCGTACcccttatttgttttgttttctttgcttttcttttttttatttttttttattttatttttttcatcattataatcttttaaatttttgttcttttttaatttattatatatatatatatatatatattttttttttttttttttttttttttttttttttttttaatactttttttttctcaaggcctgaccaagcatgttgggttacgcagcaggtcaggcatctgtttggcagatgtggtgtagcgtatatggatttgaccgaacacagtgacgcctccttgagctactgatactgatactgatcactcCCCCTGGttccctggcaaaaaaaacaacatatatatatatatatataattttttacatagcacatagagagggaggagggtaggaaAGCCATGAGATTGAACAGTTTAAGGATTGGCACTTGCCATCCAATCTGCAGTGTGTTTGTTCCATTGCTTGCTGAATGTTAacttgtgtctgtatttgtgttgtattatattgtattgtattgtgttactttttgtcacaacagatttctttgtgtaaaatttgggctgcaagagcatgtcactacagtgGAATCATTACccacttctttttctgtctgcaagtgtatatgTTGTGCAATTGAAATgcattttgctacagaattttgctgtaCAGTCGAAATGGATTTTGCGAcaatttttttgccagggacagcccttttgctgccatgggttcttttacatgcactaagtgcatgctgcccatggctcctcagtttattgtctcgtccAAATGATGAGCATCCAGCCTACCACTCAGGGTcctgtggaggggaagaaaattctactatgtgtggtggtagggggtgtgggaggggaagtgggggggacaGGCGgggttgtctgcgtagccatgtgtcgtagattGCATGcccagccggttttgactagatcacgccccttagagaggccactgtggcgccgtcttcggttctggtaacggtttacagttggccggattttctcttgggagttttccttttCTTGGAAGGAATGCCTGCTGAGGGTAttggactccatctgcccgggtttgaaatcagactTGTCCTtctagactatgtgggtccacggcaccttattccatatcatttgatgcaacccccaaagggagggctcccccatccgccacctaGGGGACAcgcccctacgccgtatagtcccagtgcgaggggtgggggggttaagatTCTTCATTCTTATTTGCTGACTTTAATGGGATCAGGCTAGTGTGCTTGGATGAAAGTCTGTACTAATAATGAGTATGACAGGTGGGGCCCATATGTGAGTGCATGGTTTGTGGGATTTTGTCAACAAGAActggtgtatgtctgtgcgtataCATGTGTTTTTTTGGAGATggaggtgtgttgatgtgtgaatgtgtgtttcactgtgtgtgtgtgtgtgaataaacattGTTGTTCATCATTGTTCAGTGTCTGGGTATTTTTGTGGGAGACTGAAAAGTGGGAAGGGGATgattgtgtgtaggtgtgtgagggtgtgtttcATCGTATGTTTGTGAGTAAACATCACTGTTCatcataattgtattgtattgtatttctctttttgtcacaacagatttctctgtgtgaaattcaggctgctctccccaatggagagcttgtcgctacactacagcgccacctttttttttcttttttttttcctgcatgcacttttatttgtttttccaattgaagtgggtttttctacagaattttgccaggaacaaccattttgttgccgtgggttcttttacatgtgctaaatgtatgctgcacacgggacctcggtttctcatcTGAATGTCTACGTTGTACGGTACATTGTTCAATGACATTGTACGGTATGTGGGTGTTTTGCGTGTacacagacaaatatatacattCACATGTTTCATCGTCCCACAGGTGTCACAGATCAGAGCGTCAGACTCTCTTCTATCTAGCCCGCTTCTCTCAGAGTAAAACAGAATATCAATCTAGATGGAGTATGGGAGAGTAGTTTTGTCGCTTGTTGAAttgtggagttgcctcccttacACTATTTGCACGAACTCGtgagatttaaaaaataaaaaaataaaaaatatattttaaaaaaaaagaagaagaagaagaaagtttatgATCAAGAAAATTAAGTCGTGAATTAATGGAATTAGTTCGTTTTTGATATAATCGGTGCACTCAAATCGAAAAGAAATGTGAAAGATAGAAAAGAGAATGTGTACAAAAATAGAATATTAAAGGTCGTAagaaaaagcaagggagaaagtGTACATCTAGAATACTTTTAAATGTCGGAGAACCGTTTCCAAACTTTTTTTCTGAATGTTTCCAGAGTTATGCAGAAGACACAGGTATGCAATCAGAAACTGTTTCATGATTATCGAAAACAAGCTTGGTACCTGTACACATTTAATGAACAGCAGCTGACAGGTAATGATGCAAAGTAAAAGATTTCTTtctagtttcaaggaggcgtcaaaacaTGCAGACCTATCCATAGGCTACACCAGATCTGTTTAAGAATTTAAAATAAAGAGCAGATgtgcacacataaacgcacgcgctcgcacatgcacacgcgcgcgcgcgcgcgcccgcgcacgcaagagagacattgtgtgtgtgtgtgtgtgtgtgtgtgcgagagagtgtgcGTCGATTTTACAAGGGAGAAAACTCGTACAGCTTTAACTCCAAATAAAGGTGAGTTCCCTTTAGTTGCAGTTCCATTgaatcatgacttttaatgaacCTACTACAATGGAAAGATTTTTGGAGAAGGGATGATCACAATCATGATATAAATACCTTCTCCATGATACCTATGTTAAAACAGTGCTGGTGCTCTTTTGAGATTTCTTCAAGTCCCCATATCATACGGACCGGGGttttaccccacccacccctcctcccccattccaCTTGACCTTTGTGGTTCTCCAGGTGCTTGTCATGtcacttcacacatacacactaatatctaacaattctagtgtctatgcttcacatgagacggtaaaccaagggtccgtgtgcagcatgcacatagcgcacgtacaagaacctgCGGCAACGAAGGGACTGCCCCTGGCATATTCCTGTAGAAAAGTTCACTTTGATGATAAAACAATTACACTTGAagtcaaaaaaaaatatatatatatatgaaataaacagaagaagaaagaacataaatAGCACTACACGGCTGTGGTCGGCGACGCGTTCTCTGtagggacagcacacacacacacacacacacacacacacacacacacacaccctgacactggcacgcacgcacgcacgcacacacgcacacactgacacacacacacacacacacacactggcacgcacgcacgcacgcacacacacacacattcacacacacacacacactgacacacacacgcacgcacgcacgcacactcacacgcgcgcgcgcgcgcgcgcgcgcgttcacaaaagcacacactcacgtacctctcccccctccccaacccctccaccgtccccacccctcccacacacacacagcatcaatatatatatatatatatattcctccgtTTAATATCACCCCACATCACCCaccattcacctttttttttcttccttcaatcgccgataaaaaaattaaaaaatcgccagaagaaacaaagatagaaagaaagagccCGCGACTAATGAAAAACTCGATCAGCCATGGAGAGAACCCATCACTctgcaaatgaaaacaaaagaccGACACTGTGACGGGTCACTCGATCAGAAGCTCAACCGAAGTCGGACAGACACGCTCCATTGAGCCGCGACTGATTGACCCTGGCTTTGAGTGGTGACGTACGAGTGTTGAGAGCGTGAGAAGGGACGGCGGACAGCAATCTCAGGGTTCAAATCCCCACTAATACCACTTGGAAACATGCCGGTCGCTCCGATGGTTCCCCCCTCTGACGTAGGTTAGGGGAGGAtttggggggtctgggggaggagggagggagagagagagggggggggggaagaagggttggggactgatgtgtgtgtgtgtgtgtgtgtgtgtgtgtgtgtagagggagaggGTGTGCTTTAAGTGAGAGTGCTCTTTGGTGAACTGCGAGGCAGTGTTGGTGGGGGTGAAAGGTGGgaacaagaagagaagaaaacagcaaGGTGAGGGCAACGAAAGAGATAGAACTGGATCGAGAGAGATcgggagtgaggggggcgggggcgggggcaggggggtacgGGAAGATAATTCAGGGCATCCCTATATTTATGGGCCTTTCCTTGAACGCATTTTCCTCCAATAAgatacagttgttgttttgttttgtgtgtgtgtctgtgtgtttgtgtctgtgtgtgagtttgtctctgtgactgagtctctgtgttttgtgtgtgtgtctgtgtgtttgtgtctgtgtgtgagtttgtctctgtgactgagtctctgtgttttgtgtgggtgttgttttttgttgttcttttttcttttatctgattGAAAGCGAATGCAGAAAATGATGagtgtcacggctcgttggcgatctgcgtgcatgcctgtctgcattttgttttccgtcctttttccccctttctctcttccttctttcccccctccctctctcccttctcctcctctctctcccttctccccctctttccatccctctccatctccctctatcCTTTatgcttttgcacgtgtggcatgtcccttctcctgaacgtttgttttgaactctgagcgagttcaggaatcGATCTAGTTAGGaaagaaagatttctctgggctgttgaggccaagctttgcagagagacgggtcgccgttccagcgtgtgtgctgtagggcgccgtcggtgaagtagtgggggcgtttccctttgtcaccccttcttctgtattagtctgtttgactctgggccagtgacgtgcctggtgacaggtgagggagtctgtgtttgtcgtaACATTTAGGGATGTGACTTGATATCAGAGTGAGGTTTAGGTTGCTTATAAGGttagtgtgatgtttttttttagtggatatcTTTTAAATGCAGTATTCTTTTACATCCAAATATTGGGtggaattagtaaatttgttgtgtttaagtgtaacatttttgccataataatattcagctcagattgtttcaaaattgttttcttttttatgggAATTGTCTAATTAGTCTGTCGATTTTCCCAAACATTGTTGTAGGGATGAAAATGTTACATAGCCTGACTGGTGCTGTTTCAATTATTCCTAACTAGTGTGATTGAAACTGGAATATTATTGCCTTGTTAGTGCAgtgtatattgcttaaggaagagataaggggggtggggtatactCTTTTACAACGGctggtttaaaaaacaaccaaacagtcTACAGAGCCGAtggggtgttacaggttttccggtgtttccttcccttcGTGCCGCTGCCTACGacgggtccccagaacacaagcctggaaacttcctcactcccgttcccactcccgctcccactccatacttccgTCGTACcttttcccactgtccctcttgccgaccagcttcagccatcaagCTACAAGTGTCCGTTTTCAGCTGTCAGCGCGAGTTAGAACTCTGGCGGCGGAGTTGAGCAGCgctggcgctgcagttgactgtGAATGGCATAGTTAAATTGTGCAGTGGTTAGACAGaggttattatatttttttttgggagggttgtgatgccttgttttgtggcgtgtgtgtatttttgcatcaccacagtaaagcaacgagctgaactcttctgtgtcaccgtgtttgtgttgtcgggacgttagctagtctgggaaggggtgggggttcatgggcaaccccttacgggttgtgacaatgaGAAAATTCACTTTGGTTCATTCAGTAAGCCTAGTGCTCACCCTGTCGAGATAAGCagaaagagcgtgtgtgtgtgtgtgtgtgtgtgtgtgtgtgtggataggataggataggacagaatagaatacttttttttattgtcgtaaaaccttaaagtttataagacaaaatgaaacataaacatgagcatattaagaagagaaacattcgtgaacaaattttgccagccttggctgtaattctgttagaaggatcaatttaCTAGGCTTTGCATTTAGATGACATATATCGAcaaggaatctgtgtctgtaagtactgtattttacacaattgtctaaaaggtgaatctcatcttctaaactgttacatgtATCACAATCTTTGCTCTCTCAGGGTTGTTTTTATATCTTCCATGTTCGATTTgaaagtcatgggcgctgattcgcaacaaagtcagtgctttcctgtgttgtatatttgctgtattctttagaTACGTTTCAATCTTATAATTGGTCACAgcattcttgtaaaattctaatccagatgaactgttttgtttctgtttccaaaaatttacatattcattttcaagcttcttggataaaacatactttaatcttttgacactgaaagtgaactgatttttccaaacatgatctaatccagtgctagttaatacatttcttatgaaaagtagccaatgaacatttttgtttgtttgacgatacatgcatttaaatgttgtgtatacaagt from the Babylonia areolata isolate BAREFJ2019XMU chromosome 21, ASM4173473v1, whole genome shotgun sequence genome contains:
- the LOC143296329 gene encoding uncharacterized protein LOC143296329; this translates as MARPKAQNDPWIPLTEVTGIISQPPCDPRYQLIDSDRYIESLERKLKRIKGRNKPEPSSRDIIDSLAGFKDDQMRRFLHNGHTITSEPSSSVIAADVATSSSSMAFLQRRLHPERQALNMEELFELLKDDELARNRLAEGEEDEAELMPISQTNCARLSEKDVSDDVSGNNSKETDSGEVEGKNVGSVPENGQGEQGGTDRGGQGDCEAGGPGMCIASVPEAKPIEEDISKKEGREDCGHRVDDDKANCGK